From Sphingomonas sp.:
GCCCTTCAGTTCGGGCAGCACATGGTGGACGGGCGTGTCGAGTGCGACCAGCCCTTCCTCGACCAGCATCATGAAGGCGAGGCTGGTGATCGGCTTGGTCATCGAGGCGATGCGGAACAGCGTCGATTCGTCGACCGCCGCGCCGCCCTCGCGCGCCGCGCCCTGGTGCGAGAAATGGACGATCCGCCCGTCGCGCGCGAGCAGCAGCTGCGCGTGCGGCAGCTTGCCGGTGTCGAGATAACGCGTCTTCACAAAGGCATCGATCCGCGCCAGCCGGGCGGCATCGAATCCATGGGCGATCGGGTCGTCGACTTCCATGCTTGGCGGCATACCTCTCGTTCGAAACGCGTGCAATGCACCTTCTGGCGGGTGCCCGCTTTCTATTGCCTTGAGCGCGCGGCAAATCAACACTAACGTGCGCACCGGTTGGTCAACGAGCCAAACCCAAAGTTCAGAAAGTCGATGGAGAGCGCTGCCTTGACCCTTGAACCGATCGTCCCCTTGCCCCCCGACTGGCCCAAGGCCCCGCTGGCTGCCGTGGACGCCATGCTCACCGCGCCCGGCGCCAAGTTCGAAATGGACACCGTGGAGATCCGCGGCGTGCCCACACGCGTGTGGAAGAACGCGCCGCCTACCGCCGCGATCCTCGCGCGGCTGGCGCGCGGCTATGGCGACCGGCCCTTCACCATCTATCAGGAGGAGCGGGTCAGCTACGAGGCAAACTACCGCGCCACCTGCCATCTCGCCTCGTGGATGCAGGCCAAGGGCGTGGCCAAGGGCGACCGGGTCGCGCTGGCGATGCGCAACCTGCCCGAATGGCCGACGATCTTCTTCGCTGCGGTGAGTATCGGCGCGATCCTGGTGCCGCTCAACGCCTGGTGGACCGGCGCCGAGCTCGAATATGGCATGAAGGACTCAGGCGCCAAGCTGCTGTTCGTCGATGGCGAGCGGCACGAGCGGCTCAAGCAGTGTTACGCCGCGCTCCGTGATCTGGAGCAGGTCGTGGTGAGCCGAGCGCGTGCGCCGCTGGAGGGCGATGCAGTGGCGCTGGAGTCGCTTCTCGGGCCCTGCAACAGCTGGGCCGACCTGGCCGACATCGCCTTCCCCGAGGTGGCGATCGACCCTGAGGACGATGTCACGCTGTTCTATACGAGCGGGACCACCGGCAATCCAAAGGGCGCGGTCGGCACGCATCGCAACCTGATGACCAATATCCTCACCGCAGGCTATTCGGTCGCGCGCTCGATGCTGCGCCGGGGCGAGGTGCCGCCGGCCGCGCCGCCCTATAAGGTGGGTCTGCTGGTCATCCCGCTGTTCCACGTCACCGCGTGCAGCGCCGGGCTGATGGCGCTGATCGCGGCGGGCGGCACGGTGGTGTTCATGCGCCGCTGGGAGCCGATCGAGGCGATGGAGATCATCCAGCGCGAGAAGGTCAACCAGACCGGCGGTGTGCCGACCATCGCCTGGCAGCTGCTCGAACACCCCGAGCGCCATAACTACGACCTGTCGAGCCTGGAGAGCATCTCCTATGGCGGCGCGCCCTCGGCGCCCGAGCTGGTCAAGCGCATCTTCGAGGAATTCGGCGCGCTACCCGGCAATGGCTGGGGAATGACCGAAACGATGGCGACGGTGACGCATCATCTCGGCGAGGAATATCTCGCCCGGCCGACCAGCGCGGGGCCACCGGTGCCGGTCGCCGAGCTCAAGATCATGGACGTCGACGGCAAGGGCGAACTGCCAGTCGGCGAGGTCGGCGAGCTCTGGGCCAAGGGGCCGATGATCGTGAAGGGCTATTGGAACAAGCACGAGGCGACGGCCGAGACCTTCCGCGACGGCTGGGTCCGCACCGGTGATCTCGCGCGGCTG
This genomic window contains:
- a CDS encoding class I adenylate-forming enzyme family protein; protein product: MESAALTLEPIVPLPPDWPKAPLAAVDAMLTAPGAKFEMDTVEIRGVPTRVWKNAPPTAAILARLARGYGDRPFTIYQEERVSYEANYRATCHLASWMQAKGVAKGDRVALAMRNLPEWPTIFFAAVSIGAILVPLNAWWTGAELEYGMKDSGAKLLFVDGERHERLKQCYAALRDLEQVVVSRARAPLEGDAVALESLLGPCNSWADLADIAFPEVAIDPEDDVTLFYTSGTTGNPKGAVGTHRNLMTNILTAGYSVARSMLRRGEVPPAAPPYKVGLLVIPLFHVTACSAGLMALIAAGGTVVFMRRWEPIEAMEIIQREKVNQTGGVPTIAWQLLEHPERHNYDLSSLESISYGGAPSAPELVKRIFEEFGALPGNGWGMTETMATVTHHLGEEYLARPTSAGPPVPVAELKIMDVDGKGELPVGEVGELWAKGPMIVKGYWNKHEATAETFRDGWVRTGDLARLDEEGFLYVVDRAKDIIIRGGENIYSSEVEDVLYAHPAVTDAALIGVPHRTLGEEPVAVVHLAPGTSATEAELQAFVRERIAAFKVPVAIRFSTETLPRNANGKILKKDLKALFVTDKAA